Genomic DNA from Plectropomus leopardus isolate mb unplaced genomic scaffold, YSFRI_Pleo_2.0 unplaced_scaffold27174, whole genome shotgun sequence:
ACTTGTTCACAGGGACGcacacaggtgaacacacaacacactacCTGCGATTCAGGCAGGGAACAAGAACAGCTAAGAACAGCTCTCTGTACTACTTCTCATGACTGGACCCCTGAGCTGAATGAGGCCAGGTCGCACTCAGATGACGAGGAGGCGGAGCTGTGATGTCATCGGACCGGGAGCCTTTCATACAGttttattgacagaaaatgatactgacacataaatgtattttttacattttttttaaacctgcttTATTTTGGCAAAGTTCAAGAcacacctgatgacatcactgatctttttcacatcatttattGTGAaggttttcagtttgtttcctgtgtaaACGGCAGTGTCGTCAGCACTTTATATCAACAGCAGAGGATCCAACACTGATCCCTGTGGGACTCCTGCTCTGATCGTCGtgtgaaaacaaagagattTATTGGCTTTAACTCCAGTGAAATACATTAACCGACATCTGCTCCGGTCTTTCAGCCTGAACTGACGTTTTCAGGCAGCTTTAACTCTtcatggtaaatggactgtacttgtatagcccttttctagttttattgaccactcaaggcgctttcacacacattcacacactggtggccgcggctcagtaatcattcacacgcactcacgcTCCGATGACAcggcatcgggagcaatttggggttcagtatcttagAAGTATCCAAGGATACTTCCACATGTTGGAGTCCGGAGGAGCCGGGGacgaaccgctgaccttccgattagaggacgacctgctctacctctgagtgAACAGTGAGATGTTCACAGACGTTCAGGGAACAGGGTTTCGGGCCGAGCTGGTCCTCctcaatatatattatatatatacaatattattgGTCCTTCAGCCAGTAGGTCCAGATATCAGAGTCAGGGTGGTGGTTACTATGACAACACTCAGTAActgtttcctcctcctcagagaGTCTCTCAGTGGCATCACGGTGGTGGTGAAATCTTTGGGGATGGGTTTTCATCTTCCCGTGGACGGGATCCGCTCCCTCAGTCTGGTATGTTTCTGATTCctgctgcatgaaaaaaaaaaagctctcctGTGTTCACATCAACGCGCTCCTGTAGCCAGGGTTTTTACGAACCTGACAGagtttggaaaactaaatataccctaaaagtttgggaaaaatcatggattttttttcacaaacgtaaaataataacaaatgatgtgttcaaggactgttggGAATTTGAAAATCCGACAATAAttcctgtttttactgtttcttgCTGTGTGAAATTGTGCTAGTTTCGGTCATAataaaaaaacgtaaaaaaacaaaaataaaaaagctttaaaagaaaaatcgacagaaaatgtttttacatcgcaaaacaaaaattgaagaaaaaatccccaaagttttgtctttaaaattcaccaaaatttaaaaacaaaatcaaaccaaacattttttaagaaaaaaagttgccaaaaattttaatgaaaaaattcaCAATTTTTAGTTCAACTGTGTCTGAACCCTGCGTGGGGTTTAAAGAGTTAACATGGATGTGTCGTTTCAGAAAGAGATCCAGGATCTCTACAGAGAGAACCAGAATATCATCAGCACAGCAAAGCATCATGGGTACGAGGCGATCGACACATTCAGCATCACGATGGGTCGATACAAAGAGTTCCTGCAGGGTCGATGTGCCTGCCACTTCCATGAGGTAACGCTGCCGCTTATATCATctaacaatattttattcatcCCTCTAATAAAGAACAGTGTCGGTGTCAATGTGGCGTCCCTCAGGGAGCAGATCTCGgtcctctcttcttctgtctcaaAAACGCTCTCTGACCAATATGAGAACATCTTACacagttgttttaatttgttttgtccaTCAAACGCTGAAGAAAGACCGTGTCACCTTTCTGCCTCTTCAGCAGAGCATGCTGACAGAGTCCTGGACCAATCAGAGGAGGCGTGATGGCGTGAATCAGCGTCTCGGTTTCAAAGGTTAACACCGGGTgcatctcttcttctctctcagGTGGAGAAGAGGTTCTGGTCCTCCAGGCTCTCAGACGACACGACGTCCACGACCAACAGAACCGGATCCTTCAGAACCGCACCTGAACTCAGCAGCCTATCGGCCACGCGGGACACGGACCAGGAGGCGTGGCCTAAAGCCTCGTCCTATCACGTGAGAGGAGCGGTGAACCAGGTGTACTCTGAGATCCTGCTGAGCCGTCTGTGTCCCAGAGACGAGCACTGAGACAGGTGGACTCACAGGTGTGactgtgcttttcaaaataaaagcaggctCTTAAAGTGACAgagtttaaacaaaacaaacagcatctgATCACAAAATCACCACAACATTTATGAGCTAAAGTCCCTCCAGAGTTCTCTCATCTACATTTCGTAAAGAATATAAACACTGCCGAGTTTCTCTCAAAAACTCCATAGAGAATTTATAAAGTTACAcagaattatattttatataattaaaatctGAACCAGCTTCTTCCTGAAGCTCCACCTGCTGGTTTCTGCTGCAGATACATCAGTAATGAGCTCTTAATGCGCCACGAGCTTCTGAGGCAGCACAGCTGATTGTAGTGAGCATCAGCTGCTCTCTGACTCGTCCCTCGCTCGTCCCTGACTCGTCCGTCACTCGTCCCTGGCTTGTCCCTCGCTCGTCCCTCGCTCGTCCCTCGCTCATCCCTGACTCGTCCCTCGCTCGTCCCTGACTTGTCCCTGACTTGTCCCTGACTCGTCCGTCACTCGTCCCTGGCTTGTCCCTCGCTCGTCCCTCGCTCGTCCCTCGCTCATCCCTGACTCGTCCGTCACTTGTCCCTGACTTGTCCCTGACTTGTCCCTGACTCGTCCCTGGCTCGTCCCTGGCTCGTCCCTGACTCGTCCCTGACTCCCTGATGCTGCTCTCTTTACTGCAGGGCGACCTCTGTCTTGTGAGTCCGTACCAGATCGGACTGATATTTTTCGGCCGTGCACAGATTGTGACGTTCTTCGTTCGGTCAGCTAAAACGTGCTCATTGATGAACTACTTTCTACTTTCTGATGCGTTTAAGAAGTTTCTTATCCGTGCTAACTACTTTCTGATGcattataattatgttttttagtcCGAACTAAGTGGCCTCCGATGCATACTAGCTTTTTTCTGATCCTTACTAAGTTTTCGATGCATACTAACTAGTTTTTGATGTTTATTAGCTAGTTTTGCTCTGCATGCTAACTTGTTTCTGGTGAGTGCTAGGTAGCTTTTTTGAACAT
This window encodes:
- the LOC121937700 gene encoding cadherin-like and PC-esterase domain-containing protein 1, which encodes MGFHLPVDGIRSLSLKEIQDLYRENQNIISTAKHHGYEAIDTFSITMGRYKEFLQGRCACHFHEVEKRFWSSRLSDDTTSTTNRTGSFRTAPELSSLSATRDTDQEAWPKASSYHVRGAVNQVYSEILLSRLCPRDEH